Proteins co-encoded in one Candidatus Thiodictyon syntrophicum genomic window:
- a CDS encoding vWA domain-containing protein: MPPCPARHLLAALALILLPMLSCPVAAETPLILPGTKVLYQRVLTKPGAAASDTPGEAGTGLINALSRLYVYERQTRAGQDWLRLGTDALGKNLLGWVPAGLTLAWNQQLTLALTNPAGRERLIFFRDWDSLRAVLDSPSPATAGRSLIQGIAAGAQDPRVVALEPETFVDLYERFYLLPILEFRDYSSRVGSSVRALKVASVTLPAAPGPESRPPAPATASANPLKDFKAAIVFVVDSTVSMGPYIAETRAAVKQFYERIRAAGLLDKVAFGLVAFRAETASAEKNRRLDYVAKVFAAPTQVRNGDDFLARIATLKEAPVATDFFDEDPYAGVRAALDMPEWKDRFDARHIVLITDAGALDGTFNAAPGSAPVPVATKERAVQGVDSRTGLNAAAIQDLARRAGVAITVMHLQTPEARRVGDLARAAEQYKDLARNAMTQQEAYFPIADGARNRLRSAIDVFAGGVIEQIDHSAQGYATLSDPAVRAPTTAPADAADDPDQRARIQAIVASLGHAMQLAYLGEQRQTAAPEVFEAWIGDTDLADPGRRPVEVRVLMSRDQLSDLKELVAQVIDTAEADLDGTNSTQAFYDRLASIAATFERDPQATGRRRAAELAHQDLLLDYLEGLPYKSDVLDLRRSDWSSWGIQRQADFVDRLRKKATLYGLYYADTFGWVDIAQADNPRNREAVYPIPLKDLP; this comes from the coding sequence ATGCCCCCCTGCCCTGCCCGCCACCTGCTCGCGGCCCTCGCCCTGATCCTGCTGCCGATGTTGTCCTGCCCGGTCGCGGCCGAGACGCCCCTGATCCTGCCCGGCACCAAGGTCCTGTACCAACGGGTGCTGACCAAACCGGGGGCGGCGGCGAGCGACACGCCCGGCGAGGCCGGCACAGGGCTGATCAACGCCCTGAGCCGTCTCTATGTCTACGAGCGCCAGACCCGGGCGGGTCAGGACTGGCTGCGGCTCGGCACCGATGCCCTGGGCAAGAACCTCCTGGGCTGGGTGCCGGCGGGTCTGACCCTGGCCTGGAATCAGCAATTGACCCTGGCCCTGACCAACCCGGCGGGGCGCGAGCGGCTGATCTTTTTCCGCGACTGGGACTCACTGCGCGCGGTGCTGGATTCGCCCTCGCCGGCCACGGCGGGGCGGAGCCTGATTCAGGGGATCGCCGCGGGCGCTCAGGACCCGCGAGTGGTCGCCCTGGAGCCCGAGACCTTTGTGGACCTCTATGAGCGGTTCTATCTCCTGCCGATCCTGGAATTTAGGGACTACAGCAGCCGCGTCGGCAGCAGCGTACGCGCACTCAAGGTCGCCTCCGTGACCCTGCCCGCGGCCCCTGGCCCCGAGTCCCGGCCACCCGCCCCAGCGACAGCGTCGGCGAACCCACTGAAGGACTTCAAGGCCGCCATCGTCTTCGTGGTCGACTCCACCGTTTCCATGGGCCCCTACATCGCCGAGACGCGCGCCGCGGTGAAGCAGTTCTACGAGCGCATCCGCGCCGCCGGACTGCTCGACAAGGTCGCCTTCGGCCTGGTCGCTTTCCGCGCCGAAACGGCCAGCGCGGAGAAGAACCGGCGGCTCGACTATGTCGCCAAGGTCTTCGCCGCCCCCACCCAGGTCCGCAACGGAGACGACTTCCTGGCCCGGATCGCGACCCTGAAGGAGGCCCCGGTCGCCACTGACTTCTTCGACGAGGACCCCTACGCCGGGGTGCGCGCCGCCCTGGACATGCCCGAGTGGAAGGACCGGTTCGACGCCCGCCACATCGTGCTGATCACCGATGCCGGTGCCCTGGACGGCACCTTCAACGCGGCACCCGGGTCCGCACCAGTGCCCGTGGCGACCAAGGAGCGGGCGGTCCAGGGGGTTGACTCCCGCACCGGCCTCAATGCCGCGGCCATCCAGGACCTGGCCCGCCGCGCCGGGGTGGCGATCACGGTCATGCACCTGCAAACCCCCGAGGCCCGGCGCGTCGGCGACCTGGCGCGGGCCGCAGAGCAATACAAGGACCTGGCGCGCAACGCCATGACCCAGCAGGAGGCGTATTTCCCCATCGCCGACGGCGCCCGCAACCGCTTGCGGTCGGCCATCGACGTCTTTGCGGGGGGCGTCATCGAGCAGATCGACCACAGCGCCCAGGGCTACGCGACGCTTTCAGACCCCGCCGTCCGGGCGCCGACCACCGCCCCGGCGGACGCGGCCGATGACCCGGACCAGCGCGCCCGCATCCAGGCCATCGTCGCCTCCTTGGGACACGCCATGCAACTGGCCTATCTGGGGGAACAGCGCCAGACGGCCGCCCCGGAGGTCTTTGAGGCATGGATCGGCGACACTGACCTGGCCGACCCCGGGCGGCGCCCGGTCGAGGTGCGGGTGCTGATGTCGCGCGATCAGCTCTCGGACCTCAAGGAGTTGGTGGCGCAGGTGATCGACACCGCCGAGGCGGACCTGGACGGCACCAACAGCACCCAGGCGTTCTATGACCGGCTCGCCTCCATCGCCGCCACCTTCGAGCGCGACCCGCAGGCCACCGGGCGCCGCCGCGCCGCGGAACTGGCGCACCAGGACCTGCTGCTCGACTATCTGGAGGGTCTGCCCTACAAGAGCGACGTGCTGGATCTCAGACGCAGCGACTGGTCGAGTTGGGGCATACAGCGGCAGGCGGACTTCGTGGACCGGCTGCGCAAGAAGGCCACCCTCTACGGTCTTTACTATGCCGACACCTTCGGTTGGGTCGACATCGCCCAAGCCGACAATCCGCGCAACCGGGAGGCGGTCTATCCGATCCCATTGAAGGACCTCCCCTGA